A window of Malania oleifera isolate guangnan ecotype guangnan chromosome 5, ASM2987363v1, whole genome shotgun sequence contains these coding sequences:
- the LOC131156722 gene encoding dirigent protein 4-like: protein MCFSGNGIISPVQCEYYTRSAPRKPMTEKITHLHFFLHDILSGANPGAVEVARPANTTRGGEEANPTPFGHFYAINDPLTEGPEATSKVVGNAQGMYLSSGRDTLSLVMYVDFGFTTGWLNGSSISVFSRNPITEPNLRELAVVGGRGKLRMARGFAKVRTSYLNTTNGDAILEYFVTVFHY from the coding sequence ATGTGTTTTTCCGGCAACGGCATTATTTCGCCGgtgcaatgtgaatactacacCAGAAGCGCTCCCCGCAAACCAATGACAGAGAAGATCACTCATCTCCACTTCTTCCTCCACGACATTCTCAGCGGCGCCAACCCCGGCGCGGTGGAGGTGGCCCGCCCCGCCAACACCACCCGCGGAGGCGAAGAGGCCAATCCGACGCCGTTCGGCCACTTCTACGCCATCAACGATCCCCTCACGGAAGGCCCCGAGGCCACCTCCAAGGTCGTCGGGAACGCCCAAGGCATGTACCTCTCTTCCGGCCGCGACACGCTCTCGCTGGTCATGTACGTCGACTTCGGGTTCACCACCGGCTGGCTTAACGGCAGCTCCATCAGCGTGTTCTCCCGGAATCCGATCACGGAACCGAACCTCCGGGAGCTGGCTGTGGTCGGCGGACGGGGGAAGTTGAGGATGGCTAGAGGGTTTGCGAAGGTCAGGACGAGTTACCTGAACACGACAAATGGAGATGCCATTCTAGAGTACTTCGTCACTGTCTTTCACTACTGA